In Pararge aegeria chromosome 27, ilParAegt1.1, whole genome shotgun sequence, one genomic interval encodes:
- the LOC120635559 gene encoding uncharacterized protein LOC120635559, giving the protein MVNCYPDDKKNYGRRENNKVDNVWTNIKDVVMNFIEPDVNRPNLRSRAEKYNKKPELIQLKGSNEKPSLMYEIESASVLDSLQDVLGSQKARRYSDNIARAAAYVYRLIKEA; this is encoded by the exons ATGGTAAACTGTTATCCAGATGACAAGAAAAATTATGGCCGCCGGGAGAATAATAAAGTTGACAATGTTTGGACTAATATCAAAGACGTTGTGATGAATTTTATAGAGCCAGACGTCAACCGTCCCAACTTGAGATCGCGAGCGGagaagtacaataaaa AACCGGAGTTGATCCAATTAAAAGGCAGCAATGAGAAACCCTCGCTGATGTACGAAATAGAAAGTGCTTCGGTCCTCGACAGCCTTCAGGATGTACTAGGTTCGCAGAAAGCGAGAAGATATTCAGACAACATCGCGCGCGCAGCCGCATATGTGTATCGCTTGATAAAGGAAGCCTAA